From Oreochromis niloticus isolate F11D_XX linkage group LG1, O_niloticus_UMD_NMBU, whole genome shotgun sequence, a single genomic window includes:
- the LOC102081837 gene encoding SUN domain-containing protein 2: protein MSSVRSANGPNSRKSTLSDSVSSTFVLSEAMLRRSQRLQSNGYYGSQGEPLISYKETLCRIFKRRRPHPGLDNIDQDTVEYNTDDCDTVDYNNDDFVDYSSDSSRGLFRAIKALGLLVLMLAFCFGLIFSIGGLKMDFSTPFMSEYLMNGHEQVERQVQELQRELMDLRKRIDFLLPVGDRMPNFALEELGAEIVKEQSSASYLSEQAGLKLLGLTLIPAKPPCVSPRVVIQGRAPMVPGACWSFAGSQGHLTIKLPYSIAISHVTLGQISKMVSPSGKVSSAPRMFSVFGKRALDDSGVHLGTFVYDENGDPLQTFRIPDDKVDVIRYITLHVLNNWGNREYSCLYNFRVHGKLA from the exons ATGAGTTCAGTGAGAAGCGCTAACGGTCCAAATTCACGGAAAAGCACACTTAGTGATTCAGTTTCTTCAACTTTCGTTTTAAGTGAAG CCATGTTGAGAAGAAGCCAAAGACTTCAGTCTAACGGCTATTACGGCAGCCAAGGAGAGCCGTTAATCTCCTACAAGGAGACTTTATGCAG AATTTTCAAAAGGCGACGTCCCCATCCAGGCCTTGACAATATTGACCAAGACACAGTTGAATACAACACTGATGACTGTGACACTGTGGACTACAACAACGATGATTTTGTTGACTACAGTAGTGACAGCAGCAGAGGTCTCTTTAGAGCCATCAAGGCACTGGGACTTTTGGTCCTCATGCTGGCCTTCTGTTTTG GATTGATTTTCAGTATTGGAGGGCTCAAAATGGACTTTTCCACCCCGTTCATGAGTGAG TACTTAATGAACGGACATGAACAGGTGGAAAGGCAGGTACAAGAGCTGCAAAGGGAGTTAATGGACTTGAGAAAAAGAATTGACTTCCTTCTTCCAGTTGGGGACAGGATGCCCAACTTTGCTCTGGAGGAACTGG GAGCAGAGATTGTTAAAGAACAGTCTTCAGCATCCTACCTTTCAGAACAGGCTGGATTGAAGCTGTTGGGGCTTACACTGATACCCGCAAAACCACCCTGTGTAAGCCCAAGAGTCGTTATTCAG GGTCGAGCACCCATGGTCCCAGGAGCATGTTGGAGTTTTGCGGGCTCCCAGGGACATTTAACAATTAAGCTGCCATACAGCATCGCCATCAGTCATGTGACACTGGGTCAAATTTCTAAGATGGTGTCACCATCTGGAAAggtctccagtgctcccaggatgttttcagtgttt GGGAAGAGAGCATTAGACGACAGTGGTGTCCACCTGGGAACATTCGTCTATGATGAAAATGGAGATCCACTCCAAACATTCAGGATACCC GACGACAAAGTAGATGTCATCCGCTACATTACGCTGCATGTGTTGAACAACTGGGGCAATCGCGAGTATTCCTGTCTGTACAACTTCCGAGTTCATGGAAAGCTGGCATAA